Proteins encoded by one window of Lactobacillus sp. ESL0684:
- a CDS encoding PTS transporter subunit EIIC has translation MSKNYNNLAQQIIELIGGSSNVVNVTHCMTRLRFNLKDMSIPKDDELKKLTEVLGVARSGGQYQIIIGQTVNEVYDAVVSVGNLSQSAPIEKQIDQVKIKKTWKDIGNTVLNKIAGSLTPLIPMLIAASMFKMLVAVLGPTMLNVLSVHSDLYRLFSFVGDAGFYFLPIAIGYTSAKQFGTSPILGIFLGAIMLDPELVKIVSAGKPFTVYGIPMHLTNYASSVVPILLSVWIMSYVERFFNKHITASLRTIFAPTLTIAIMLPLSLCVLGPLGGFLGEYVSKGIISFGQMGGLAAIIGVGLIGAFWEILVMTGMHLVMISAMITIVAQTGHDNFILLGSIAASFAVAGMSLGASLRLKDKKEKSLAFSYFVANIIGGVTEPALYGLAIKYRRPFLGMMIGGFIGGIYAAITHVSAYVVVPVANFMSLSCYVGGSTANFINGVISGVIAFLVAALATYLIGVVPKGSEVK, from the coding sequence ATGAGTAAAAATTATAATAATCTTGCACAACAAATTATTGAACTAATTGGGGGCTCAAGTAATGTCGTAAATGTTACACATTGTATGACCCGTTTACGTTTTAATTTGAAGGATATGAGCATTCCTAAAGATGACGAATTAAAGAAGCTAACTGAAGTATTGGGAGTAGCTCGTTCTGGCGGCCAATATCAAATTATTATTGGTCAAACTGTTAATGAAGTTTACGATGCAGTGGTAAGTGTAGGAAACTTGAGCCAATCAGCACCGATAGAAAAACAGATTGATCAAGTTAAAATCAAAAAAACTTGGAAAGATATTGGAAATACTGTTCTAAACAAAATTGCAGGTAGTTTAACCCCATTAATTCCAATGCTGATTGCGGCTTCAATGTTTAAAATGTTGGTTGCGGTTTTGGGACCGACGATGCTCAATGTGCTTTCCGTTCACAGTGATCTATATCGTTTATTTAGTTTTGTTGGTGATGCTGGATTTTACTTTCTGCCAATTGCAATTGGCTATACTTCTGCCAAACAATTCGGTACTTCACCGATTTTGGGGATATTCTTAGGGGCAATTATGCTGGATCCCGAGTTAGTTAAGATTGTTAGTGCTGGAAAACCATTTACAGTTTATGGTATACCAATGCATTTAACGAATTATGCTAGCAGTGTAGTACCAATTCTATTGTCAGTTTGGATAATGTCGTATGTTGAACGCTTCTTTAATAAGCATATAACGGCATCCTTGCGAACAATCTTTGCCCCAACTTTAACTATTGCAATTATGCTGCCGCTTTCTTTATGTGTTTTAGGGCCTTTAGGCGGTTTTTTAGGAGAATATGTTTCTAAAGGAATTATTTCATTTGGTCAAATGGGTGGCTTAGCAGCGATTATTGGTGTTGGGCTGATTGGTGCCTTCTGGGAAATTTTAGTCATGACAGGTATGCACTTAGTGATGATTAGTGCCATGATTACGATTGTTGCTCAAACTGGTCACGATAATTTCATTTTACTTGGTTCAATCGCTGCTAGTTTTGCTGTTGCGGGAATGAGTCTGGGTGCAAGCTTACGGTTAAAAGATAAAAAAGAAAAGTCCTTAGCCTTTAGCTATTTTGTGGCCAATATAATTGGTGGAGTAACCGAACCAGCTTTATATGGATTGGCAATTAAGTATCGCAGACCATTCTTAGGTATGATGATTGGTGGCTTTATCGGCGGAATTTATGCTGCGATTACCCATGTTAGTGCATATGTTGTAGTGCCAGTAGCTAATTTTATGAGCTTAAGTTGTTATGTTGGTGGTTCAACCGCTAATTTCATTAATGGAGTTATTAGTGGGGTAATTGCTTTTCTAGTAGCAGCACTTGCAACTTATCTAATCGGCGTTGTGCCAAAAGGTAGTGAGGTAAAATAA
- a CDS encoding PRD domain-containing protein, which translates to MQVIKKINNNVAICLDDNQDELIAFGKGIGFPKVPYELTDLTKIEMTFYRVDTSNFKLIKEIPDDILQVSAKIVKQAQVILQHDLNQNIMFSLADHLNFAIERMQKGLEIDYPFTYEVKTFYPDEYRVGEIAVQEIKQQLNIQLPQEEVIAIAMHFINSQLLTSQQSSENNFDYIVELTIKEIEKEFNLKIDRNAFIFNRFATHLRYYLKRVEHDEQISDGSSKFVRKSIKQNYPKVYQCTVNIVNQIDQKLGTTSTNDELFYLMIYVQRIVTQTINNEGK; encoded by the coding sequence ATGCAAGTTATCAAAAAGATTAATAATAATGTAGCAATTTGTCTAGATGATAATCAGGATGAATTGATTGCTTTTGGTAAAGGGATTGGTTTTCCTAAAGTACCGTATGAATTAACTGACTTGACTAAAATAGAAATGACTTTTTATCGAGTTGATACGAGTAACTTTAAGTTAATTAAAGAAATTCCGGATGATATTCTGCAAGTCAGTGCAAAAATTGTGAAGCAAGCCCAAGTGATTCTTCAACATGATCTTAACCAAAATATTATGTTTAGTTTAGCTGATCATCTTAATTTTGCGATAGAACGGATGCAAAAAGGGCTCGAGATAGACTATCCGTTCACTTATGAGGTCAAGACTTTTTATCCTGATGAATATCGGGTAGGTGAAATAGCAGTCCAGGAAATTAAGCAGCAGCTAAATATCCAGCTGCCTCAAGAAGAGGTTATTGCAATTGCAATGCATTTTATTAATTCTCAATTGCTTACAAGCCAGCAATCTAGTGAAAACAATTTTGATTATATTGTCGAGTTAACAATTAAAGAAATTGAAAAAGAATTTAATCTAAAAATAGATCGGAATGCGTTTATTTTCAATCGTTTTGCAACTCACTTAAGGTATTACTTAAAACGGGTCGAGCATGATGAGCAAATTAGTGACGGCTCTAGTAAATTTGTTAGGAAAAGTATTAAACAAAATTATCCTAAGGTTTACCAATGTACGGTTAATATTGTTAATCAGATCGATCAAAAGTTGGGAACAACTAGTACGAATGATGAGTTATTTTACTTGATGATATATGTTCAAAGAATAGTTACACAGACCATTAATAATGAGGGGAAATAG
- a CDS encoding PTS glucose transporter subunit IIA, which yields MFNLFKKKTHEFTVTAPLTGKLINLTEVPDPVFSQKLMGDGFAIIPDSKTTKIYAPVSAKIVSLPESKHAVGLVTDDQDEVLLHIGIDTVNLKGQGFTALVNEGDSVTQGQAVIELDREVLESKQANLTTMVIFTKLSSDHQQWQLAEEYGSKVKSNDLLVTQ from the coding sequence TTGTTTAATTTATTTAAAAAGAAAACTCATGAATTTACAGTAACTGCACCACTTACGGGTAAATTAATTAACCTGACAGAAGTTCCTGATCCGGTATTTTCACAAAAATTAATGGGAGACGGCTTCGCGATTATTCCTGACAGCAAAACCACTAAAATTTATGCGCCTGTGTCTGCTAAAATAGTTTCTTTACCCGAATCTAAACATGCTGTAGGCTTGGTTACTGATGATCAAGATGAAGTTTTACTGCATATTGGAATTGATACAGTTAATTTAAAAGGTCAGGGCTTTACAGCTTTGGTTAATGAGGGTGATTCTGTTACTCAAGGTCAAGCAGTCATCGAGCTTGATCGAGAGGTTTTGGAGTCAAAGCAAGCGAACTTAACTACTATGGTTATTTTTACGAAACTTAGTTCGGACCATCAGCAATGGCAACTGGCTGAAGAGTACGGCAGTAAGGTAAAAAGTAATGATTTATTAGTGACACAGTAA
- the hxlB gene encoding 6-phospho-3-hexuloisomerase, translating into MKTAKLPIIVAEISKYGKQIDAAQIEATAKLIYQAQRIFIAGAGRSGFAARGFANRLMQLGLIVYFVGETTTPAIQSGDLLLIGSGSGSTSSLVINAKKAKQIGAQVALLTIYPDSEIGQIADCMIEIPGGTPKNESADTDTANSEQPMGTLFEQLSWLTYDALVMELMDLTGETDETMFARHANLE; encoded by the coding sequence ATGAAAACAGCAAAATTACCAATTATTGTGGCAGAAATTAGTAAATATGGTAAGCAAATTGATGCAGCTCAGATAGAGGCAACCGCTAAGTTGATCTATCAAGCTCAAAGAATTTTTATTGCAGGTGCAGGTCGCTCTGGTTTTGCGGCGCGAGGTTTTGCTAATCGGTTAATGCAATTGGGACTGATCGTTTATTTTGTAGGTGAAACTACTACGCCAGCAATTCAGTCGGGTGATTTGTTACTAATTGGTTCTGGTTCAGGAAGTACCAGCAGTTTAGTGATTAATGCCAAAAAAGCTAAGCAGATTGGTGCCCAAGTGGCATTATTAACGATTTATCCAGACTCAGAAATTGGACAGATCGCAGATTGCATGATTGAAATCCCCGGTGGTACTCCTAAGAACGAGTCAGCAGATACTGATACTGCTAATTCAGAGCAGCCAATGGGGACCCTGTTTGAGCAGCTTAGCTGGTTAACTTATGATGCATTAGTTATGGAGTTAATGGACTTAACAGGTGAAACTGATGAGACGATGTTTGCGCGGCATGCAAATTTAGAATAG
- the hxlA gene encoding 3-hexulose-6-phosphate synthase, whose amino-acid sequence MKLQLALDDISLADALALGEKVRDYVDIFEIGSPFIIDEGMHAVREFRKRFPEKEILADTKIADAGDYEAQLTFDAGADYCTVVSITDDLTIKACAQTAAKNNKKVFVDTINAHDLTRRVAELKRLGVDSISVHVGVDEQAAGGTPLNALKEVKAVSGDMLISVAGGIKPATVDQYVAAGADIIIVGGGINHAADPVAAAKEISQRIHQ is encoded by the coding sequence ATGAAATTACAATTGGCACTTGATGACATTAGCTTAGCTGATGCATTGGCTTTGGGTGAAAAGGTCAGGGATTATGTAGATATCTTTGAAATTGGTTCTCCATTTATTATTGACGAAGGGATGCATGCCGTACGTGAATTTAGGAAAAGATTCCCAGAAAAGGAAATTTTAGCTGATACTAAGATTGCAGATGCAGGTGATTATGAAGCTCAATTAACCTTTGACGCGGGAGCAGATTATTGTACGGTTGTCTCAATTACCGATGATTTGACGATTAAGGCGTGTGCTCAAACTGCTGCCAAAAATAATAAAAAGGTCTTCGTTGATACGATTAATGCCCATGATTTAACTAGGCGAGTAGCAGAATTAAAGCGTCTTGGTGTTGACAGCATCAGTGTGCATGTTGGCGTTGATGAACAAGCAGCTGGCGGAACTCCGCTAAACGCGCTTAAAGAAGTTAAAGCTGTCAGTGGTGACATGTTAATTTCGGTAGCTGGTGGCATTAAGCCAGCGACTGTTGATCAGTATGTTGCAGCTGGTGCTGACATTATCATTGTGGGTGGTGGCATTAACCATGCAGCTGATCCAGTGGCAGCAGCCAAAGAAATATCACAAAGGATTCATCAATAA
- a CDS encoding DeoR/GlpR family DNA-binding transcription regulator → MANKSLDRQNKLVQYISENGTVKISTLAKIFSVSRETIRRDILQLEKDGKITKWFGTVMPVNDFNIPAVEQRMTVNQSQKVAICNKALEYMPKSAVIFIDAGSTLLWLAKALKNKSGYTILTSSIPVINELAASKNRIIILGGVIDPATMSVMGTQTLEFLNTIKIDTAFLGTSGFAKHQGPTGNSFNDGEIKQKIMQNSQTKIVLADSSKAVYTSLSQYSSWDKIDLLITDNNLPAKTLEDLQQKVTVIRSKA, encoded by the coding sequence ATGGCAAACAAATCACTAGACCGGCAGAATAAGTTGGTACAATACATTTCGGAAAATGGCACAGTTAAAATTAGTACCTTAGCTAAAATATTCTCAGTTTCTAGAGAAACTATTAGAAGAGATATTCTGCAACTTGAAAAAGACGGAAAAATCACTAAATGGTTTGGCACCGTAATGCCAGTTAATGACTTTAATATTCCAGCTGTTGAACAGCGCATGACTGTCAACCAAAGTCAAAAAGTGGCTATTTGCAACAAAGCACTAGAATATATGCCAAAATCAGCAGTTATTTTCATTGATGCGGGCAGTACGCTACTGTGGCTTGCAAAAGCCTTAAAGAACAAAAGTGGTTATACTATTCTTACTTCATCAATCCCCGTCATCAATGAACTTGCTGCTAGCAAAAATCGGATTATTATTCTAGGCGGAGTTATTGATCCTGCTACGATGTCGGTCATGGGCACACAAACATTAGAGTTTCTCAATACCATTAAAATCGACACTGCCTTTTTAGGGACTTCCGGCTTTGCCAAACATCAGGGTCCAACCGGTAACAGCTTTAACGATGGCGAAATCAAGCAAAAGATAATGCAAAATAGTCAAACGAAGATTGTTTTAGCAGATAGTTCTAAAGCTGTTTATACCTCGTTAAGTCAATACTCATCTTGGGATAAAATCGACTTGCTAATTACCGATAATAATCTCCCTGCAAAAACATTAGAAGACTTGCAACAAAAAGTAACGGTTATTCGTAGTAAAGCTTAA
- a CDS encoding DUF202 domain-containing protein — protein MTAAELTKGYQDEVSFQKKMLQNLQYWLQFFLTIGAIGFVLGYYFYQKTTWLFVIGTIMTGIGAIGALIIAYGRHRGKQNVKLIIADYQKQMATLEK, from the coding sequence ATGACTGCTGCAGAACTGACAAAAGGTTATCAAGATGAAGTAAGTTTTCAAAAAAAGATGTTGCAGAATTTGCAATATTGGTTACAGTTTTTCTTGACGATTGGTGCTATTGGCTTTGTTCTTGGTTACTATTTTTATCAAAAAACCACGTGGCTATTCGTTATCGGGACGATTATGACAGGTATTGGTGCTATTGGAGCACTGATAATTGCCTATGGACGACATCGCGGTAAGCAAAATGTCAAGTTAATTATTGCAGATTACCAAAAGCAAATGGCAACTTTAGAAAAATAG
- a CDS encoding PTS system mannose/fructose/sorbose family transporter subunit IID yields MENTDTKKLSHKTLSKSFNLWFWGALTCFSQEHMQTFGYLCSMLPVIKELYPNDAKAQKDNIQAYTAFFNTNPMLGSVIVGTTASLEEARANGTGIDGQTINDMRAGLMGPIAGIGDSLIDGTLIPILLGIALGMSRNGSPVGAIFYIVVWDLIAYFGQRFLYFRGYKLGDQAVNFLVGKQGKAVRRAIAIVGGMVVGGVLATWVNVTTSLQLKDSTGKVFLDLQKQLDGIFPGLLTVIVTLFCWWLMAKKHVSAIWTMIILIGVAFVGVVLGVFNPGLKY; encoded by the coding sequence ATGGAAAATACTGATACAAAAAAGCTAAGTCATAAGACTTTAAGCAAATCTTTTAACTTGTGGTTCTGGGGTGCCTTAACTTGTTTTTCACAGGAGCATATGCAAACTTTTGGCTACCTGTGTTCAATGTTGCCGGTTATTAAAGAGTTATATCCTAATGATGCCAAAGCACAAAAAGATAATATTCAAGCATATACGGCTTTCTTTAATACTAACCCAATGCTTGGTTCAGTAATCGTTGGGACCACTGCCAGTCTGGAAGAAGCTCGTGCCAACGGTACTGGAATTGATGGTCAAACGATTAATGACATGCGTGCTGGTCTAATGGGTCCAATCGCTGGTATTGGTGACTCATTAATTGATGGTACCTTGATTCCAATTTTGTTAGGAATTGCGTTAGGGATGTCACGCAACGGCTCACCAGTCGGTGCAATCTTCTACATTGTCGTTTGGGATTTAATTGCTTATTTTGGTCAACGCTTCTTGTATTTCCGTGGGTATAAACTGGGTGACCAAGCAGTTAACTTCTTAGTTGGTAAACAAGGTAAAGCTGTTCGCCGCGCCATTGCCATTGTCGGTGGCATGGTTGTTGGTGGTGTGTTAGCTACTTGGGTTAACGTTACTACTTCTTTACAATTAAAGGATAGCACTGGCAAAGTTTTCTTGGATTTACAGAAGCAGCTTGATGGGATCTTTCCAGGACTATTGACAGTCATTGTGACACTGTTTTGTTGGTGGTTAATGGCTAAGAAGCATGTTTCAGCAATTTGGACGATGATTATCTTAATCGGGGTTGCCTTTGTTGGGGTAGTCTTAGGTGTATTTAACCCAGGTTTGAAGTACTAA
- a CDS encoding PTS sugar transporter subunit IIC, with protein MTISWFQAAILGFFACLCSNSCMAGQAVGNYTIGRPLVGGLVCGIVLGNIPLGIACGVATQLVYIALVTPGGTVAADVRAISYIGIPLAMVAISSRGLNPMGANAANMAKSLATLVGTLGSVLFYAVAFLNLVWQAFGWKDIEKGKLNNLYGVNFGWPWLSHLVFSFLPTMLMTHFGAQAVTALRTALPMDGIPMKTLFTVGAMLPCVGIAILLRQIINKALDFIPFLVGFTLAASLHLNLVAVTVISLLFAVIMYEIEMAKGSDNSGSGAQTAAANDVPVDDDEEEEDI; from the coding sequence ATGACAATTAGTTGGTTTCAAGCAGCCATTTTAGGTTTTTTTGCATGTTTGTGTTCAAATTCCTGTATGGCTGGTCAAGCAGTAGGTAATTATACAATTGGTCGACCACTAGTGGGTGGACTAGTTTGTGGGATCGTCTTAGGAAACATTCCTTTAGGAATTGCTTGTGGGGTTGCCACGCAATTAGTTTATATTGCTCTAGTTACTCCAGGTGGTACGGTTGCAGCTGATGTCCGGGCGATTTCTTATATTGGGATTCCTTTAGCAATGGTGGCAATTTCATCACGTGGCTTAAATCCGATGGGAGCTAACGCTGCTAATATGGCTAAATCGTTGGCTACATTAGTAGGGACGTTAGGTTCAGTGCTGTTTTATGCAGTAGCATTTCTAAACTTGGTTTGGCAAGCCTTTGGCTGGAAAGATATTGAAAAAGGTAAGTTAAATAATCTTTACGGGGTCAACTTTGGTTGGCCATGGTTATCACACTTGGTATTTTCATTCTTACCAACGATGTTAATGACTCACTTCGGTGCTCAAGCAGTTACTGCTTTGAGAACGGCACTGCCAATGGACGGGATTCCAATGAAGACCTTGTTCACGGTTGGAGCTATGTTACCATGTGTCGGAATCGCGATTTTATTACGGCAAATTATCAATAAGGCTTTAGACTTTATTCCATTTTTAGTTGGTTTTACGCTAGCAGCCTCACTTCACTTAAACTTGGTTGCAGTTACTGTTATATCATTACTGTTTGCAGTAATTATGTACGAAATTGAAATGGCTAAAGGTTCAGACAATTCGGGCTCCGGTGCGCAAACTGCCGCGGCCAATGATGTTCCAGTAGATGACGATGAAGAAGAGGAGGACATTTAA
- a CDS encoding PTS sugar transporter subunit IIB, translating into MVVSLIRVDDRIIHGLITTRWAKERPCDGIIAVNDKAATNQILKSAYKSAGEDQGKKTFVWTMDHFEKVQDKVLNSATRYFVITKNPLDMKHILVDLNFVPSDQKELIVGPGNDRDGAIKLGSNQSFTQEEGDAFEAISQKGYKVHFALLPDKQLGYWDKFKGKFGY; encoded by the coding sequence ATGGTAGTTTCATTAATTAGAGTTGATGATCGGATTATTCACGGGTTGATCACGACTCGTTGGGCTAAGGAACGTCCATGTGACGGGATTATTGCTGTGAATGATAAGGCAGCGACTAATCAAATTTTAAAATCAGCCTATAAATCGGCTGGTGAAGATCAGGGTAAAAAGACCTTTGTCTGGACAATGGATCATTTTGAAAAAGTGCAGGATAAGGTTTTAAATTCTGCAACCCGCTACTTTGTGATTACTAAGAATCCATTGGATATGAAACATATTCTGGTCGATCTTAATTTTGTTCCTAGTGATCAAAAAGAATTGATCGTTGGACCAGGAAATGACCGCGATGGCGCAATTAAGCTAGGCAGTAATCAGTCCTTTACGCAAGAAGAAGGTGATGCCTTTGAAGCAATCAGTCAAAAAGGTTATAAAGTCCACTTTGCCTTGTTGCCAGACAAGCAATTGGGGTATTGGGATAAGTTTAAAGGAAAATTTGGTTATTAA
- a CDS encoding PTS sugar transporter subunit IIA has product MKYLILVSHGQFAEGVRTSLEMFAGDAVKKTFALCLHNGDSQADFNQQVEAFLQEQQFAADDEFIVLADIIGGSPLTTFLAAFANHNYLENAVVLGGMNFSMALTAAVSLDIMTKEKIVQTALSEGQAAMKQYEPEAQAADEDDI; this is encoded by the coding sequence GTGAAATATTTAATTTTAGTTTCGCATGGTCAATTTGCAGAAGGTGTCAGAACCTCACTGGAAATGTTTGCTGGCGATGCTGTGAAGAAGACTTTTGCTTTGTGCCTGCATAATGGGGATTCTCAAGCAGACTTTAACCAACAAGTAGAGGCCTTTTTGCAGGAGCAACAGTTTGCAGCTGATGATGAATTTATCGTCTTAGCAGATATTATTGGCGGCAGTCCGCTGACAACTTTTTTAGCGGCTTTTGCCAATCATAACTATCTGGAAAACGCAGTTGTTTTGGGTGGGATGAACTTCTCAATGGCACTTACAGCAGCAGTTTCATTAGATATTATGACTAAGGAAAAGATTGTTCAGACTGCCTTAAGTGAGGGTCAAGCTGCTATGAAGCAGTACGAACCTGAGGCGCAAGCAGCTGATGAAGATGATATTTAA
- a CDS encoding substrate-binding domain-containing protein, protein MKFTHAKKQPKNNSHRRVPLLVGGELFAAVFFILLVWLLFIVNPSQKSQVKIGSTYMTMNNNFFPVLNEQIANYVEDHHGKLYNRDPALIVDKQVEEIDSFIAKGVNAIIINPVDGNSDKILAALHRAKNKGIKIVMVDSQMKSDRDADCVILSDNYKAGQLCARHLLTHKKHAKILLLEHYSAYSANNRIQGFTDTIKQAPNRKNFQIVKKINTYGQSEITLPLVEKALKQKPKFDTIMALNDQAAVGALAAIDEAKIKRKINVYSVDGSENMKKLLGVNPNAIATSAQSPINLGKASVKTAYKLIAGKQVKHKIILPVYLITNNNINNYNVLGWQ, encoded by the coding sequence ATGAAATTCACGCATGCAAAAAAACAGCCTAAAAATAATTCCCATAGACGAGTACCTCTACTCGTTGGCGGCGAACTTTTTGCAGCTGTCTTTTTTATTTTATTAGTTTGGCTATTATTTATCGTTAATCCCAGTCAAAAATCCCAAGTTAAGATTGGTTCAACCTATATGACGATGAACAACAACTTTTTCCCGGTTTTAAATGAACAGATTGCTAATTACGTTGAAGATCATCACGGTAAATTATATAATCGCGATCCGGCGCTCATTGTTGATAAACAAGTTGAAGAAATCGATTCTTTTATTGCCAAAGGTGTTAATGCCATTATTATTAATCCTGTTGATGGTAATAGTGATAAAATTCTGGCCGCTTTACATCGCGCTAAAAATAAAGGAATTAAAATCGTAATGGTTGATTCGCAAATGAAATCAGACCGGGATGCCGATTGCGTTATTTTATCCGACAATTATAAAGCCGGACAATTGTGCGCTAGGCATCTCCTAACTCATAAAAAGCATGCTAAAATTTTACTACTTGAGCATTATTCCGCTTATTCTGCTAATAATCGGATTCAGGGCTTCACAGATACAATTAAGCAAGCACCTAATCGTAAGAATTTCCAAATCGTCAAAAAAATAAACACTTATGGTCAATCAGAAATCACTTTGCCATTAGTTGAAAAAGCTCTTAAGCAAAAGCCAAAATTCGATACAATTATGGCACTAAACGACCAAGCAGCAGTGGGCGCACTTGCCGCAATTGACGAAGCTAAAATTAAACGAAAAATCAATGTTTACAGCGTTGATGGCTCAGAAAATATGAAAAAACTGCTTGGCGTCAATCCGAATGCCATTGCTACTTCGGCCCAATCGCCAATCAATTTAGGTAAAGCCTCGGTAAAGACTGCTTACAAATTAATTGCCGGTAAACAGGTTAAACATAAAATTATTTTGCCTGTTTATCTAATCACTAACAACAATATCAATAATTACAATGTTCTGGGGTGGCAATGA
- a CDS encoding sensor histidine kinase, protein MPKFKHLIILRRMMLWLNFFAILFNATLFTYTTDYVIKTGQSYQLLTSLKHIPDSPQAIFWQSSISFLILASLMFIHHHNHHFNHNSELNNLILLAELLFAIVVFISLRMTYNGVFLLIFVDFIISNRNQYNFHDYLIWILVAISLLLILLVTDYSIISHLLTLPDLTTYLSFLPAQIGSTLIFWKNFISTFNLTFFILILIYFAIFQLNQENDIQNKLKLASKANDELKNYAALSEHIAQDRERKRIARDLHDSVGHVLTGIDAGIDASLVLIDIDHAATKKQLGKIQVAVKQGIKDVRKALNRIRPGALKNYTLAESLRKMLQEYAELSQIKINFNYHWGTTDFEKTTENVIFRIIEESITNSLRHGHADEITINCTILEQHRYQLLIKDNGSGTPKIKPGYGITQMKERVAIINGKISFDGSNGFVTKVEIPMEGEIND, encoded by the coding sequence ATGCCCAAGTTTAAGCACTTAATCATTCTGCGCCGAATGATGTTATGGCTAAATTTTTTCGCTATTTTATTCAATGCCACTTTATTTACCTATACAACAGATTATGTTATCAAGACTGGTCAATCATACCAACTATTAACTTCCTTAAAGCATATTCCGGATTCGCCACAAGCCATTTTTTGGCAAAGTAGTATCAGCTTTCTCATTTTAGCAAGCCTGATGTTTATTCATCATCATAATCATCACTTTAATCATAATTCTGAACTGAACAATTTGATTTTGTTAGCAGAACTTTTATTTGCAATTGTGGTCTTTATCTCACTGAGAATGACTTATAATGGTGTCTTTTTATTAATTTTTGTCGACTTCATTATTAGTAACCGCAATCAGTATAACTTTCACGACTATCTGATCTGGATCCTGGTTGCAATTAGCCTATTGCTGATCTTATTGGTCACTGACTATTCAATTATTAGCCATCTGTTAACTTTGCCGGATCTAACAACTTATTTAAGTTTTTTACCTGCTCAAATTGGCTCTACCCTCATCTTTTGGAAAAATTTTATTTCAACTTTCAACTTAACTTTTTTCATCTTAATTTTGATTTATTTTGCTATTTTCCAATTAAATCAAGAAAATGACATCCAAAATAAATTGAAGTTAGCTTCCAAAGCCAATGATGAATTAAAAAATTATGCCGCACTCTCCGAACACATTGCCCAAGATCGGGAACGTAAACGTATTGCACGTGATTTACATGATTCAGTCGGTCACGTACTAACCGGGATTGATGCTGGAATTGACGCTAGTTTAGTATTAATCGACATTGACCATGCCGCAACCAAAAAGCAACTTGGTAAAATCCAAGTTGCAGTTAAGCAAGGGATTAAAGATGTCCGCAAGGCGCTCAATCGCATTCGCCCAGGAGCACTTAAGAATTATACGTTAGCCGAATCCTTACGCAAGATGTTACAAGAATACGCCGAACTGTCACAGATTAAAATTAATTTTAACTATCACTGGGGAACAACCGATTTTGAAAAAACTACTGAAAACGTGATTTTCCGGATTATTGAGGAGTCAATTACTAATTCCTTAAGACATGGCCACGCTGATGAAATCACCATTAACTGTACTATTTTAGAACAACATCGCTATCAGCTATTAATCAAAGATAATGGTTCTGGTACCCCTAAAATCAAGCCTGGTTATGGCATTACCCAAATGAAAGAGCGAGTCGCAATTATCAACGGTAAAATTAGTTTTGATGGTAGTAACGGATTCGTGACTAAAGTTGAAATTCCAATGGAAGGAGAAATAAATGATTAA